A genome region from Hymenobacter tibetensis includes the following:
- a CDS encoding Rne/Rng family ribonuclease — protein MSNELIINSTQEGERIALLQDKRLIEYHFDRNDTNYSVGDIFLGTVKKVMPGLNAAFIDIGYEKDAFLHYGDLGEQFPSLSKWVRGVQSQKIAAGALKNFGLEGPLDKVGKAADILKKGQQIVVQIVKEPISTKGPRLSTDISMAGRYLVLVPFSNTISVSKKIVSKTERERLKRLIASIKPDNFGVIIRTVAEGREVAELDRDMQSMVGKWEQLSTALRSAKPNDKVLGELGRTSSMLRDMLNESFDAITVDTTARFEEMRGYLEQIAPDKIGLLKHYTGKVKVFEHLGIEKQLKTLFGKTVTVPGGGYLVIEHTEALHVVDVNSGNKSNQESDQEATALMVNMLAAKEVARQLRLRDMGGIIVVDFIDMKSAESRKKVEDAVHSIMKLDKARYTILPITKFGLLQITRQRVRPAENIITGEACPTCGGTGKISASIQVTDEIDNSIEDLLVTQNQSGITLYVHPFLHAYYTKGLVSKQMKWYLKYYKWIKVVKDTSLGLTDYRIEDEQGEEIELHSAAAAMARLQDREIEITD, from the coding sequence TTGAGTAACGAATTAATCATTAATTCTACTCAGGAAGGAGAACGGATTGCCCTGCTCCAGGACAAGCGGCTCATCGAATATCATTTCGACCGCAACGACACCAACTATTCGGTGGGCGACATCTTCCTGGGCACGGTCAAGAAAGTTATGCCCGGTTTGAACGCTGCGTTCATTGACATCGGGTACGAAAAGGATGCGTTTCTGCATTACGGCGACCTAGGCGAGCAATTTCCTTCGCTTAGCAAGTGGGTGCGGGGCGTACAGTCGCAGAAGATTGCGGCAGGCGCACTGAAAAACTTCGGTCTGGAAGGGCCGCTGGATAAGGTGGGCAAGGCTGCCGATATATTGAAGAAGGGCCAGCAGATAGTGGTCCAAATTGTAAAAGAACCGATATCTACTAAGGGGCCACGCTTGTCCACGGATATTTCCATGGCGGGCCGCTACTTGGTCCTGGTACCGTTTTCCAATACAATCAGCGTCTCGAAGAAGATCGTAAGCAAGACGGAGCGAGAACGGCTGAAGCGCCTGATTGCCTCCATAAAGCCCGACAACTTCGGCGTCATCATTCGCACAGTGGCTGAGGGCCGCGAGGTGGCTGAGCTAGACCGTGACATGCAAAGTATGGTTGGCAAGTGGGAGCAGCTTTCCACTGCCCTGCGTTCGGCCAAACCCAACGACAAGGTGTTGGGGGAACTTGGTCGTACGAGCTCCATGCTGCGCGATATGCTGAATGAGTCGTTTGATGCCATTACGGTGGATACCACAGCTCGTTTCGAGGAAATGCGTGGGTATCTGGAGCAGATTGCGCCGGATAAGATCGGGTTGCTCAAGCATTATACCGGCAAGGTGAAAGTGTTTGAGCATCTCGGTATTGAGAAGCAGCTGAAAACGCTGTTTGGCAAGACTGTGACGGTACCCGGTGGAGGCTACTTAGTTATTGAGCATACAGAGGCTCTACACGTCGTTGACGTGAACTCAGGCAACAAAAGCAACCAGGAAAGCGACCAAGAAGCTACTGCTTTGATGGTGAACATGCTGGCTGCGAAAGAAGTGGCGCGGCAGCTTCGGCTACGCGACATGGGTGGCATCATTGTCGTCGACTTCATTGATATGAAATCGGCAGAGAGCCGTAAGAAAGTGGAAGATGCGGTTCACAGCATCATGAAGCTGGACAAGGCCCGCTACACCATCTTGCCCATTACGAAATTTGGTTTGTTGCAAATCACGCGGCAGCGCGTGCGGCCAGCTGAAAACATCATCACAGGAGAGGCTTGCCCTACTTGTGGTGGTACCGGCAAGATTTCCGCTTCTATTCAAGTAACCGACGAAATCGACAACAGCATCGAAGATTTGCTGGTGACGCAAAACCAGTCGGGTATTACCTTGTACGTGCATCCCTTCCTGCACGCATATTATACCAAGGGTCTGGTTTCGAAGCAGATGAAATGGTATCTGAAATACTACAAGTGGATTAAAGTAGTGAAGGATACCAGCCTCGGCCTAACCGATTACCGAATTGAGGACGAGCAAGGAGAAGAAATAGAACTGCACTCTGCTGCAGCGGCTATGGCTCGTTTGCAAGACCGCGAAATAGAGATTACTGACTAA
- a CDS encoding HU family DNA-binding protein produces the protein MTKAEVIAEIADKTGIEKADVSATVEAFFKVVKDSMAEGNNIYVRGFGSFVNKKRAKKVARNISKNTSIIIDEHFIPSFKPSKTFIGKIKNSKKIKALANA, from the coding sequence GTGACTAAAGCAGAAGTAATCGCCGAAATTGCCGACAAGACTGGCATCGAGAAAGCTGACGTTTCGGCTACCGTAGAAGCCTTCTTCAAAGTTGTGAAGGACTCGATGGCTGAGGGCAACAACATTTACGTACGCGGCTTCGGCAGCTTCGTAAACAAGAAGCGGGCAAAGAAAGTAGCCCGTAACATCTCAAAAAATACGTCGATCATCATCGACGAGCACTTCATCCCGAGCTTCAAGCCGTCGAAGACCTTCATTGGGAAGATCAAAAACAGCAAGAAGATTAAGGCGCTAGCCAACGCTTAA
- the mutY gene encoding A/G-specific adenine glycosylase, whose product MTSSSNTVAHPYFAGALLEWYPRHRRDLPWRHTRDPYAIWLSEVILQQTRVKQGLPYYLTYLKAYPTVQELAAAPADEVLRYWQGLGYYSRARNMHHTAQQVVSEYGGHFPTTYTELLKLRGVGQYTAAAIASFAFDEKVAVLDGNVFRVLSRVFGLTQDIAAPASRRVFQILADQLIPASAPAEFNQAIMEFGAIQCTPVNPDCLFCPLQSQCYAFQHGMVNELPVKSKAKAARTRYFHYLVLRHANTVYMRKRGPKDIWEGLYDFALTETDAPELSATELLDVVEAVGGQVATDRVEEPIQAMRHILSHQKVEAKFHSIWLQQPLPAAALTTSGLAAFTADQVENLPKPIMIANYIDKNPSI is encoded by the coding sequence TTGACTTCCTCTTCTAATACTGTTGCTCACCCATATTTCGCGGGTGCTCTCTTGGAATGGTACCCGCGGCACCGTCGGGACTTGCCATGGCGCCACACCCGCGACCCGTATGCCATCTGGCTTTCCGAAGTTATTCTGCAACAAACCCGAGTAAAGCAGGGCCTCCCCTATTACCTCACCTACTTGAAGGCTTACCCTACAGTGCAGGAGTTGGCGGCTGCTCCCGCCGACGAAGTGCTTCGGTATTGGCAAGGACTGGGCTACTACAGTCGGGCACGCAACATGCACCACACAGCACAGCAAGTAGTAAGTGAGTATGGAGGACACTTTCCGACGACCTACACCGAGTTGTTGAAGCTGCGGGGCGTAGGTCAATACACTGCAGCAGCCATTGCTTCCTTTGCCTTCGATGAGAAAGTGGCGGTGTTGGATGGCAACGTGTTCCGAGTGTTGTCGCGGGTGTTCGGCCTCACGCAGGACATTGCTGCACCTGCTAGTCGACGCGTATTTCAAATACTTGCTGATCAGCTGATTCCGGCATCAGCACCAGCTGAATTCAACCAAGCTATTATGGAGTTTGGAGCTATTCAATGCACGCCGGTTAACCCCGACTGCTTGTTTTGCCCACTTCAAAGCCAGTGTTATGCCTTTCAGCATGGCATGGTGAATGAGCTACCGGTTAAGAGCAAAGCAAAAGCTGCGCGTACACGTTATTTCCATTACTTGGTGCTGCGCCACGCCAATACCGTGTACATGCGCAAACGAGGCCCCAAAGACATTTGGGAAGGTTTGTACGACTTCGCCCTGACCGAAACGGATGCCCCTGAACTATCGGCCACAGAGTTGCTTGACGTGGTAGAAGCAGTAGGTGGCCAAGTGGCCACCGACCGAGTGGAGGAGCCAATCCAAGCCATGCGCCACATATTGAGCCATCAGAAAGTAGAAGCAAAATTTCATTCTATCTGGCTGCAACAGCCCTTACCAGCGGCTGCCTTAACTACCTCTGGCTTGGCAGCTTTCACAGCCGACCAAGTTGAAAACCTGCCTAAGCCAATTATGATTGCTAATTATATTGACAAAAACCCCAGCATTTAA
- a CDS encoding tetratricopeptide repeat protein, translating to MAQRTLSHQLILLAVAVALVAGLFLLPKVIVKPKEGKGELAQDAARTANRDNGAAAPSTASVESGGKPAGATPEQPHMAATPAQRSEISSLTAKYTAEKDPIAKLRVAADLATKYKAVEKFDSAGYFLEQLALARPGEQTWQRAADAYFEAFSFAATQDRQKALGAKCQELYGKVLKNNPDNLDAKTNLGMAFMASENPVQGVVLLREVLVADPRNEKAMYNLGLLSMQSNQYDKAVERFRELTKVNPKSVDGQFYLGVALAQTGAKNDAKAAFEKAKSLSTDPSLTAAVDEQLQKLQ from the coding sequence ATGGCTCAACGTACTCTTTCGCATCAGCTTATTCTTTTGGCCGTCGCCGTCGCGCTAGTAGCCGGCTTGTTTCTATTGCCGAAGGTGATAGTGAAACCAAAGGAGGGCAAAGGTGAACTTGCACAGGATGCCGCCCGCACCGCTAACCGCGACAATGGTGCGGCGGCTCCCTCAACGGCTTCTGTGGAGTCGGGCGGTAAGCCAGCTGGTGCAACGCCGGAGCAGCCACACATGGCTGCAACGCCAGCACAACGCAGTGAAATCAGCAGCCTCACTGCCAAATACACTGCTGAGAAAGACCCGATTGCCAAGCTTCGCGTAGCGGCAGATCTGGCTACCAAGTACAAGGCAGTGGAGAAGTTCGACAGTGCTGGCTATTTTCTCGAGCAGTTGGCACTCGCCCGCCCTGGTGAGCAAACGTGGCAAAGAGCGGCCGATGCGTATTTTGAAGCGTTTAGCTTTGCAGCTACGCAAGACCGCCAGAAAGCACTGGGCGCTAAATGCCAAGAGCTTTACGGCAAAGTGTTGAAAAACAACCCGGACAACCTAGATGCCAAAACCAACCTTGGTATGGCGTTCATGGCGAGCGAAAACCCTGTGCAAGGGGTAGTCCTGCTGCGTGAAGTACTGGTGGCTGACCCGCGCAACGAGAAGGCCATGTATAATCTAGGATTGCTCTCTATGCAAAGCAACCAATACGACAAAGCCGTGGAGCGTTTCCGGGAGCTAACGAAAGTTAATCCTAAAAGCGTGGACGGTCAGTTTTACCTTGGAGTCGCGCTAGCTCAAACCGGAGCGAAAAACGATGCCAAGGCTGCCTTCGAGAAGGCAAAAAGTCTGAGCACGGACCCTAGTCTCACGGCTGCGGTGGACGAGCAGCTTCAGAAGCTTCAGTAA
- the gldB gene encoding gliding motility lipoprotein GldB translates to MRSVLAALLSFLFILTTSCGKGEEACELNPEVANVSAPVELERLEKPFFQIKNSTDAKRFITSNPVFAEQFLQRRQFPTDDVLAGTLTRLATNTGLQQLGRQTDSTFQDSDKLKGQLKAMFQHIRYNFPDFRVPPVKTFVTGLSQDMFVNDSLMVIGLDFFVGPQARYRPNVPDYILRRYQPPYVLPTAALAISSKYNKKELTNQTMLTEMVQFGKALYFAERVLPCTPDSLLVGYTNKELAGVAFNEGKIWAHFLEKKLLYNTGSFTIQKYVGERPNIPEIDKTCPGRVGAWVGWQIVRKYMATHPNVTLAQLMADKNAQHILNESRYRPKPRRAEK, encoded by the coding sequence ATGCGTTCCGTACTTGCTGCCCTATTAAGTTTTCTCTTTATACTAACTACCAGCTGTGGCAAGGGGGAAGAGGCATGTGAGCTGAATCCAGAAGTAGCTAACGTAAGTGCCCCCGTTGAGTTGGAAAGATTGGAGAAGCCTTTCTTTCAGATCAAGAACTCAACCGACGCCAAGCGCTTTATCACTTCCAACCCAGTGTTTGCCGAGCAGTTTTTGCAACGTCGGCAGTTTCCTACAGATGACGTGCTAGCGGGTACCCTTACCCGCTTAGCGACGAATACAGGCCTACAGCAGCTAGGACGCCAAACCGATAGCACCTTTCAGGATTCAGATAAGCTGAAGGGGCAGTTGAAGGCTATGTTCCAGCACATCCGCTACAACTTTCCTGATTTTCGGGTGCCACCCGTGAAGACCTTCGTGACGGGCCTTAGCCAGGACATGTTTGTAAACGACAGTCTGATGGTCATTGGGCTCGACTTCTTTGTCGGGCCACAAGCACGCTACCGGCCCAACGTGCCCGACTACATTTTGCGTCGCTACCAGCCCCCCTATGTACTGCCTACTGCGGCGCTGGCCATCAGTAGTAAGTACAACAAAAAGGAATTGACCAACCAGACCATGCTCACCGAGATGGTGCAGTTTGGCAAAGCGCTGTACTTTGCTGAACGCGTGTTGCCTTGTACGCCTGATTCGTTGCTTGTCGGATACACGAACAAGGAGTTAGCCGGAGTTGCCTTCAATGAAGGTAAAATATGGGCGCATTTTCTGGAAAAGAAGTTGCTCTATAATACAGGTTCATTTACCATTCAAAAGTATGTGGGGGAGCGGCCCAACATTCCAGAAATCGATAAAACGTGCCCTGGCCGCGTGGGCGCTTGGGTAGGATGGCAGATTGTGCGCAAGTACATGGCAACTCACCCCAACGTGACGCTAGCGCAACTCATGGCCGACAAAAACGCCCAGCACATTCTGAACGAGTCGCGCTACCGACCTAAGCCGCGCCGGGCAGAGAAGTAA
- a CDS encoding single-stranded DNA-binding protein — protein sequence MAGINKVILVGNLGKDPEVRHLEGGISVANFTLATNEYYKDKQGTRVERTEWHNIAAWRGLAEMADKYLKKGQQVYVEGKIRTRQYQDKDNQTRYITEIIAEEITMLGGRPQLQGGQSTQVTESGAPETPQTFRQEPELDQLPF from the coding sequence ATGGCAGGCATCAACAAAGTAATTTTGGTAGGCAACCTTGGCAAAGACCCAGAGGTGCGCCATTTGGAAGGCGGAATTAGCGTAGCCAACTTCACGCTTGCCACCAATGAATATTATAAGGACAAGCAGGGCACTCGAGTTGAGCGGACCGAATGGCACAACATTGCCGCTTGGCGTGGGCTGGCCGAAATGGCGGACAAGTACCTCAAAAAAGGCCAGCAGGTGTACGTAGAGGGCAAGATCCGGACCCGTCAGTACCAGGACAAAGACAACCAGACGCGTTACATCACTGAAATCATTGCGGAAGAAATAACCATGCTGGGTGGTCGGCCTCAGCTTCAGGGAGGACAGAGCACTCAGGTTACTGAATCTGGAGCGCCTGAAACTCCGCAAACCTTCCGCCAAGAGCCCGAACTAGATCAGCTACCCTTCTAG
- a CDS encoding glycosyltransferase family 4 protein, which produces MHIAVFSQYHTNPDCPATSRHYALLAHIARTHRVTLITTRTWESQRLSHEYPWVPAGVEMRAGQVPYQNQMGVVRRGVAFGRYAAYALREGLRIDKPDVIWGISTPLTAAWAAAQVARLRQVPWVFEVQDLWPSFPVAMGAVPSKWAQRQLFALEKNLYHSASHILPLSPDMTDYVRKLGVPETKLTTVLNGTDLDLAAHATDAAIATLRDEQGLHGRVVLYAGTFGRANNIPMLVAAAVQLAAHRPDVTWVFMGHGFHQALLEEAAAQHAFIRVVAPQPRHAVFTWFRLADVSVVSFLGMPVLNANSPAKLYDSLAVGTPIIVTNTGWTNELVRKYGCGWYSPADDATALTTLLNELFSTPYLLEEAGAAGRKLAAIFDRQGIASVVQRALEQAATKAR; this is translated from the coding sequence GTGCATATTGCCGTCTTCAGTCAGTATCATACCAATCCTGATTGCCCGGCAACCAGCCGGCACTACGCGTTGCTGGCGCATATTGCCCGTACCCATCGGGTCACGCTTATCACTACGCGTACCTGGGAGTCGCAACGGTTAAGCCACGAGTACCCCTGGGTGCCGGCGGGAGTGGAAATGCGTGCGGGGCAAGTACCCTACCAGAATCAGATGGGAGTGGTGCGGCGAGGGGTAGCCTTTGGCCGCTATGCTGCATATGCCTTGCGTGAAGGGTTGAGAATAGACAAGCCGGATGTTATTTGGGGCATAAGCACTCCACTGACAGCCGCATGGGCGGCGGCTCAGGTTGCACGTTTGCGCCAGGTGCCTTGGGTGTTCGAGGTGCAGGACTTATGGCCTTCGTTTCCGGTAGCTATGGGAGCTGTGCCCAGCAAGTGGGCACAACGGCAGCTTTTTGCTCTTGAAAAGAATCTGTACCACTCGGCCAGCCACATTTTGCCTCTGTCACCGGATATGACCGACTATGTCCGTAAGCTAGGCGTACCGGAAACCAAGCTGACCACTGTACTCAACGGCACCGACCTTGATCTTGCTGCTCATGCCACCGACGCCGCTATAGCAACGCTGCGAGATGAACAAGGCTTACACGGGCGTGTAGTACTATACGCAGGCACATTCGGCCGTGCGAATAACATTCCGATGCTGGTGGCCGCGGCCGTACAGCTCGCCGCTCACCGTCCGGATGTGACATGGGTATTTATGGGGCATGGTTTTCATCAGGCATTGCTAGAAGAGGCAGCAGCCCAGCATGCATTTATCCGGGTGGTAGCTCCTCAACCTCGTCATGCTGTCTTCACCTGGTTTCGGCTGGCAGATGTATCGGTGGTGTCATTTCTAGGGATGCCCGTGTTGAATGCCAATTCGCCTGCTAAGCTATATGATAGCCTCGCGGTAGGTACCCCCATTATCGTCACCAACACCGGCTGGACCAATGAGCTAGTAAGAAAGTATGGTTGTGGCTGGTATTCACCGGCCGATGATGCAACTGCCCTTACTACGCTACTAAACGAGCTGTTTAGCACTCCCTATTTGCTGGAGGAAGCTGGAGCAGCTGGCCGGAAATTGGCGGCTATTTTCGACCGACAAGGAATAGCCAGTGTTGTGCAGCGAGCCTTAGAGCAAGCTGCAACTAAAGCCAGATAA
- a CDS encoding porin family protein, which yields MKKLLLALLTVGASAGAASAQVEIGLKLSPSITNLRTESPSALSFQNESSKLTIGGGLIVDYFFGQNYAFGTGLQLVGKGGTISYFDQASSQRYEQKIGIQYLEVPVTVKLFTNDVATDTKLYFQLGGTLGGAIAGRIDGNKRYTDPAATSLGETKALDHVIIPEAAVLLGFGAEYQLGQSTKVLAGISYRRGLLNIDNYFEDERGFSDVTLKNSEFALDLGIKF from the coding sequence ATGAAAAAATTGCTTCTAGCACTACTGACTGTTGGGGCCTCGGCCGGCGCAGCATCTGCCCAGGTTGAAATCGGGTTGAAACTTTCGCCTTCCATCACCAATCTGCGCACTGAGTCACCTTCCGCTCTTAGCTTTCAGAACGAAAGCAGCAAGCTCACTATTGGCGGTGGCCTCATTGTAGATTATTTCTTCGGACAGAACTACGCCTTTGGCACCGGCTTGCAGTTAGTTGGGAAAGGTGGTACGATCAGTTATTTCGATCAAGCCAGTTCGCAGCGCTACGAACAAAAGATCGGTATTCAATACCTTGAAGTACCCGTTACGGTGAAGCTTTTTACCAACGACGTAGCAACAGATACTAAGCTCTATTTTCAGTTGGGCGGTACCCTAGGAGGAGCAATAGCTGGAAGGATTGATGGCAACAAGCGCTATACTGACCCAGCCGCTACCTCGCTCGGCGAAACCAAAGCCCTCGACCACGTTATCATTCCAGAAGCGGCCGTACTGCTAGGCTTTGGTGCTGAATATCAGCTAGGCCAGAGCACCAAAGTTCTGGCAGGTATTAGCTACCGCCGTGGCTTGCTCAACATTGATAATTACTTCGAAGACGAGCGGGGCTTTTCGGATGTAACCCTTAAGAACAGCGAATTTGCTTTGGATTTAGGCATCAAATTCTAG